The genomic stretch CTATGTGCAGTATAAGGAATGAAATTGTCGTCGTCATCTGATATATCAACTAGCATACCATCACAGACTCTCCAGAAGAGTAGTCTTCATCAGATTCTCCTAACTCTGCATGTAAGGACTGATCATTGTTGATTTTAACATGATTACTAATTAAAGCGCTCCCTGCCACATTTCTTTGACCCATGTTATACAAATCTCTAGGTGTCATTTTCATGACAACGTGCCATTTTTCATCAAGAGGATTAGTCACATACCACACTTGTGATGCTTGAGTTGTAAGTATAAAAGGTTCGTCTGTTGGTTTATTCTCTTGAtacattaaacaattaaaatttacagttaTGAAATTCAAACTGTCAACCTTCATCCCTCTATTATTGTCAACCCAATCAtacttaaacaaaacaaatttgaattcgtTAGAGTACCGTATCTCAACAACATTTGTTAGGACTCCATAAAAGGTAATATCACCACTGATAGGATGTTTATCTTTTGAACTAACATAACTTTCAGTATTTGCAGTTAGTAATACTCCACTGTTTTGAgtcattcttctcctttctcgacGCTTCGTGTGGAATTTGAATCCATTTATGATGTACTCGGAATACTTCCATGCCCATGAGTGAGGCTTAGCAGCtaaggttgtgttctctttactattttcaagtcatttttagttttcagttttctaaaataatgaaaacgcgttcttttttttttgttttttaaaatgcatttttgaaaattaaaaaaaaattgtaaagaaaactcaaaacaacaaaaaattgttttgagtgttttcatccaaaataaactctaaactcaaaacatatttatttatttattcatattttattattgaaatgaagaaaatattataaaattcattaactttaaaatgtacatatatttttaataatatattaatattaaatatttataatttacttaataattaaatttattaaataaaatattattaaaaaaatattttcaaaatttaaaagagagcgcgttttctaattttttattttgaaaaataatttttcaaaatgacaaagagattgcgtttttaattttctaaaaatatactaccaaaacagaaaattgaaaatgaattaaaaatttaaaattgaaaattaaaaaacaaagagaacgcaacctaataTTTTCACTTCATTGGGTATATTGTGACCACTTACTTGCAATTCATAAACTTATTTTGTAACATGTTTATAATTCGCAAATAAATATATGCAAATTCTAAAATGATTAGACATGGATGTTTAGGGTGTGGTGGTAGCATGTTAAGACATCACTtatatgtttttcaaattaTGATGGAAAGTTTTCATGGTGCTTTTGTGTAATTTCACGATTGCTAGCGCATCTTCTTTCCAATCTAATGGATTGTAAGTATGTCCTGCATTGTATGCAAATGatagaaattatgaaattaaagtataatttttattttttttattatgaaacaAAATTGATCAACCAGATTAGGTTATAATAATCTTACTTTATAATAATCTTACTCTCGATAAGACAAAATTGTATTGCAATTTGTTAGCACATAACGATGGGCTTGGTGCAATGTAATCTCATTCAATATgactaatttttctttttttgggatAGGTTGACCATGTGCACCCTCATAATTTTGAACCGGCCTATTAAACTTTGTTTTCACATTATCCAAGTACCTTGCACAAAAGGTCAAACACTCTTCTGCCAAGTAACTTTCAACAATAGATCCTTCTGGATGACTTCTAGTCCTTACTTTTTCAATGTCAATAAGAACCTACATGATAAATTACATTGTCAAGTAAATCcacaatatttacttaaaaacaaacaaacaaattcacaaataaaaaaatcatgactTAATATACCTCTCGACTGGATACATCCATCGGAACATTACCGGTCCCGCAATTTAGACTTCGTCAGGcaggtgaataattaaatgctcCATAATATTGAAGAAGCTTGGTAGAAATATTTTCTCGAGGTGACAAAACATCAATATAATGCGTGACCTCAATTAGTTATACTCGTCTACTGTAATATTTTTAGAACACAACTGTTTAAAGTAATTGCTACTGTAATGTTTTTAGAACACAACTGTTTAAAGTAATTGCATagttcaatcaaagttttactGACATACTTCTTCTTGAACACCCTCTTAATTGCTAATGGAAGCAAATGTTGCATCAAAACATGATTGTCATGGCTCTTAAGTCCACTCATTGTGTGTTCTTTGAGTTGGACACGACGTGATATGTTTGATGAGAATTCATCGGGTgattttatacttttcaatacttttaaaaatatatatttctgttATCGATTCAACGTGAAAGATGCAGGAGGTAAATACTTCTTTTCACTTAAACGATCTTCAGGATGCAACTTTTTTCTTATCTCTAGTTCTTTCAAATCAAGATATGCTTTCAAGTTGTCCTTTGTTTTACCTGAAACATTTAATAACGTCCAAATTATGTTGTcacaaacatttttcttaatgtGCATGACATCGAGATTATGTCGGATCAAATTGTCTTGCTAATATGGAAGATCAAAGAATATACTATGTTTTTTTTCAACCGCCCATTCTTCTCCCAACACTAGCGCCAGAATTCTCATGGTTTCCACACATCTTCTTAACAAATTCAACATTTTTGAATACATCGTAGCCAAATAACTGAGGAGGAACAATACGGTTCTCAATGGTTCCATCAAAATTCTTCTTGTCTAATCGAAAATGATGACTCATGTCCTCCAAGAATCTACGGTGACCTATATAACAAAACTTACCACCATGTTTTAACCATTTGGACTTCGTTTCTTTCATGCAATAAGGACAAACAACTCTTCCTCGAGTACTCCATCCAGATAAATTAGCATACGCAAGAAAATCATTAATCGTCCACAACAATGCTGCATGCGTGTGAAACGTTTCTTTTCTTAAAGTATCGTAAGTTTCTATTCCCTCGCTCCATAATTCTCGTAACTCTTGAATCAACGGTTGCAGAAACACATCAATATTGTCTCCTGATACACGAGATCCACCAATCAATAAAGACAAGATGAAGTAAGGTTGTTTCATACACAGCCAAGGCTGTAGATTATATGGTATTAACACAACTGGCCAAATGCTATAGCTAATGGTCATTGTTCGAAACAAATTAAACCCATCAGAAGTCAAACCAAGTCTAACATTGCGACTATCTTCAGCGAATTTCGGATATTGTTCATCAAAAGATTGCCAAGCCAATGAATCAGCAGGGTGCCTCATTATACCATCCTTTGTTCTACCTTCTTTATGCCACCTCATTAACGATGTTGTTTTGTTAGACATAAATAATCTTTGCAGTCTCAAAATCAAAGGAAAGTGTCGTACTTGTTTAGAAGCGACTTTTTTCATCTTCGTTATATCATCGTCCACGAAATTCGTTAAAGAATAGAATagatattagttatatatatttattaataatttaattagtaatgcttaaactttaaacatttaatatatttcatatcttatatatgtttttagatgactattGAAAGTGAAGATAAGTCAGATAGAATCAAGCTTTTTAAAaagacacacaccaaaaagagcggagagatagtagactctacatcttcatatataatcgtatgtatttttaaaatttgaaagttgtagatatattttgtttcttttacttgttgacttatgtaactaacttgtgaaatgtttcttgagaaacaaatggatgaaaggttATCACAAATACTTGCTGATGAACAAATCCCAAATTTGCTAGAAGatgtctttactcaaatactagGCAAAGATGGGCATGGCAGGGTAAGGATGGGAGGATTTGGAACATGCCCAACTAAGATTAGACAAAGACAACAGTATCAGGTGTCCCAAGAACAGTATAACCAAATGCGTGTGCAAATTACTGCCgagctagaagaaaaatttcaagtttaaaTGCAAGTTCGTGCAATACTTGAGGCAATGGGACATACACCACCGGCTCCAGACAATACACCACAACCAAGACAGGTATGTCGTTCCATTAGTGCACTTcgtgatttaaaattacatgtttactatatatattaactaaattattttgaaatatagctATCATCACATGCTAGTGCTTTTACTGCATATGCAAGCACACCATCACTCGAAGCTGGATTATCGACACCAGAATGTGGTTATCATTTAGAGATAATTCGCTATCAAATAGTTAATATACTTTAAAATCATTACACTTGCATGTTACATccattgttaaaaaaaaaacaaattactttttttttttttgggctgaATAAGACAaacttattttatattctatGCACATGCATCTAGCAATTTATGTTATTTGAATGCAggttaaaaattcaaaatcatttaaatttttaagtattttttttaaacttagtTTATGTCTTTTTCTAGTGCAAAAAGGGATTTACATTCTCATCATATCTTGATCTGCAATATTTGTTTCAGGAGTTGTTGTCTTCTTTCGAGAATGATCTATCAAATCATTATCAATTTCTGTTTTTTTCCATGAAACATTAAATCAGTTGCTATAGTCTATActcagtttttgttttttcttttctacatGTTACTAATGGCCTCTGAAGGAAGTAACAAAACCTGGCAATAATAAAACATTTAAACTTGAAGTAGTTGATTCTTCTTGCAATGTTCAGCTTTTAGAATTCCTGTACCTTTGATATCAAATATTCTGGTTACAGAAATAGTTagattatttttcattttccatattATACTATTAAGAGATCACAATTGTTTTTTCAAGATGACCTGTGTATGTTGGGCATGTCTCGACGAGtatgctttttttcttttagaacTCCACAAGCTTTGGACGCATAAGGATGCACTTCTCCATCATCTTATTCACAAATGAAATACATAACATGTTTGACTAAGTAAAAAGGAGGATCCATCGGTAGCACAGAAAGTATTTCAACTCTCATTATTAGTCCCTTATCTTTTTTATGATTCAGATTTATGAATTTATAGCCCAaaactcataaatttttttaggaaCTACCTTTTTGAAATAGACTTTaggattttttgttcttttcaataTGTAGATGTGGAAGTACTTTTCCTACATacagaaaaaaaagtaattctTATTATTCTGTATGATATGACATATTAGTAAATTTGTTCACTTAATAAATGGACGAATATCTCGCCACATTGTTGCTAAGGCAATCATTGTGTCCATTGATCCGACCAAGTCTATAGGGAGAGTAGAGCTAGGTAATGagtttgttgaaattagtattcaaAAATGCTTAAGCATTTATATCCATTACTTCGACAATTTTTTGTGATACTTGTCTTGAGAGATGCTAATAATAGTAAAACTACGATACCATGGAATGTCTCTGATGTAAGTGTTTCTGTATACAGTTATTATGcaattttgaacatgttttatgcaatttcatagcTAATGTATATACTTAAATAGatctattatttttcaatgcagattgaaaaaatatgatattcaaTTTTGGTTGGAGTAGCATGGTGGCGTAATCAAGGATTATCTGAGGTCAtttggacatgttttagtttatGGTTGATTTGCATGTGCAAAAATGGTATTGTCTAACGAGACAAGATCGATCTTTCTAAATGATCAAATGTGTTGTACTTAAATAGATCTATTGTTATACTTATTGTGTGAAGtgggtgaatcttttaaaattgttgatggTTTTTTGTTATACAGGTTTTGATTGTTATACATTTGATTAATGTTATACAGGTTTTGATTGTTATACATTTGATTAATGTTATACAGgtatatggtttttttttttttttaaattgagtaTTGCTAGCGAATTTTAGGGTTTTGCAGGCGATTCACCTTTGCCGACGGTTACTGAAATCCAACCACCGGCAAAGTTATGAATTTGCCGCCGAAAAAAATTGAACCTTTGTAGTGTGCCCATCTCATatccaattaattttaagttgaaaaattcaaaacaatggAAAAAAGGTAAAGAGATGGCTTTCACGAGAGAAGAAGTTACAATTAATGGGTAATAGAATGGATGTGATATAATAAGGCATCGCGctgtcatttatatatatatatatatataatattatataataaatgaaacaagCACTCGAGGAAGCTCTCATAAAATTTTAAGGgccccacttatatatataataaaatatataatacattcaGATTTTAAGggtttcatataaaattttacttagGGTTCCTAAAATCTTAGGACTAACCCTGCCAATTTTGATAGACTGAGAATGTTGATGTCTCTTTTATGATATTTGAGATCCAACTTAGATGACACGTGTACATCTTGCATAGGTCGATTTTAGTTTTGATATTCTACTTGAGCTTGGTCTGGCTTAGGAAAGAAGGGTGTTTTATAAACTCGAGAACAAATTGGTTCTACTTAGAATTGAGCTACCCGATTCAATTAGTATTCTCTCCACTCAAGCTAAACCCAATAAATTTGGAATAATCCCCATCTCTTAATTTCTAGCAACATGTTCTTAGAGGATAAAAGATAATATCTTAAAAATTGTCAAGAATAACTATTCCTAAatatagtaaaaattattaatcttaaGCAAATAATTATCTTAAGGTACTATAAGCAAAGAAAAATCCATCATTCAGAGTATGATCATGTTACATGTACCGATAAGATGTACAAGTTTGATGATTGAATCGAACTTCATCTGATGATAAAGtctgattgatgaaacctatgaagtaaacatttttaaattaggtgaggatattttaaaattttgacgCTTTCAGTCATGCTCTCAATAACCTAATCATTTATACAAGTAACATTTTTATTCGAAGTAAACATTTTCAACCATAATGCCGAGCTTTTTTACTTTGATGTTATCACTACGCTTGAGTTAGACGTCAAAGTGTCTTTCTTAAACAATCCACCATTCTCTTTTACCGTCTTTGGAATGCAAGactattttttttggaatggtTCACTTTGTATGTAACATAGCACAATCCTCCATGGATTTTCCCGACGGATTAGACTATGGCCACTACAAGACAAGCTGTCACTGCGAAAACAACTTACCTTCCCGGCCAAGTGATCGGAGTCACATTGATTAACCGTTTCTGCCTTGGCGATATATGCTAAACCGGCgcatctttgtatatatatcaaggatgCCATCGAGATTCAGAGATTCCATTATTCTAGCTAAGAATTAGTCCATCGATCCAGAAATGGAGAGCAGTGCCGGAGGCCGAGACGGCGATGAGAGGATGGAGAACGGCGTCCTGCACAGCCTCGTCAGAGAGCCGACCGGCCGCGAATTGACGAGAAGGAGCGGCAAAACAgcggaggaagaaggaaagattGAACAGGATGGAgcgggaggaggaggagagtcGATCGAGATGGTGTTCAAGGAGCAGGAGGTGCCGACATGGCGGGAGCAGCTGACGGCCAGGGCCTTCGCGGTGAGCTTcgtgctgggggttttgttcaGCTTCGTGGTGATGAAGCTGAATCTGACCAGTGGGATCATCCCATCTCTGAATGTGTCGGCGGGGCTGTTAGGGTTTTTTTTCGTGAAGAGTTGGACGGCGTTGTTGGAGAGATCAGGGTGGCTGAAACAGCCTTTCACCAGGCAGGAGAATACCGTCATCCAGACTTGTGTTGTTGCCACCTCTGGCATTGCCTATAgcggtactctctctctctctctctctctctctctacactgACTAGACTAGATGGTACAAAGAGAAGCCCAATCAACCATCGGAAGTTGGTTGTTAGGGTTTATTaggtcaaatttatatttttattcatatacatatttttttttatgtgattacTCCAATATTTCGTTATCTCAATTATATTTCTAGatctgtatttttaaattaatttaatttttgtattttgactcttttttttgtgataagtcaaacttttcattatttcgattatatctATGTATTTGCATTTTTTAGTTGATTTAGCCTctatattttgatgtgtaaaaaaaaagtaaagtgagatgagtcaatttaacatcatttttaaaaaaaagttaaaacgtagaggttaaattgactcgaaaatacaagtaaaatgatataattgaaataataaaaattttgaattattacataaaaaaaataaaatataaaaattaaattaatttaaaaatataattatatggatgtaattgaaataatgaaaaattaaaatgaccatgtaaaaatatgaatttaacaTGTTGATTAAGTTCACACTTAATTTTTGTTAGCTTTGGTTGAACTTGGATCTAACTTcaatatcaatatttaataatgaagtaatttttaacttaaaaatgcaATAGCACcaaatatacttttatttaaaatttgagataCGAAATAAATATAAGTATCTAACAAATATTCATTATGAAACGAAAATAGGAAATTGGGTACATATTGTATTATCTATTAAgcacaaatatcaataatataaaaggaataccaagatataaaaatatgtgtactaaattcatatttaatttattatcatctcttattttttctcgtatgaattttttttttaattttacaaaagaaATTCAACGCCCTACTTTAAAAGGGTTGAActctctaaatttttttgaagGCTACTGCAATCCATGCGTCATATCCTATGATTGATGCTGCATTCATTTTCTAAGGTTAAATTTTTAGAACAAGAGCTCATCTACATGAAATGAGAATTGAGATCTTCCTaatatgtgtgtgcgtgtgtgagagagagatggttTTAGTACTccatttttggttttttggggACAAATAGCTAGTCATGCATGATGACTTGGAATATTAATTTCAACAGGAGGCTTTGGGAGCTACCTCTTTGGGATGAGTAGTGCTATTGCAAACCAAAGTGAAACAGACACCATTGATCAGAAAAACATTAAGAACCCTAGTTTGTCATGGATGATCCCGTTTCTCTTCATTGTTAGCTTTCTTGGCCTCTTCTCTGTTGTGCCTCTTCGAAaggtataatatatatatatatatatatttacattccGTGATCCAACCACTTAATTTCTCATGTAAGAAGACTAAGCTCAATTTCCTTGCTCTCTTCTCAGATAATGATCATAGACTTCAAACTCACGTACCCAAGTGGAACAGCCACCGCCCATCTTATTAACAGTTTCCATACTCCCCAGGGGGCCAAGCTAGCCAAGTACTtgcacctctctctctctctctctctctctctctctatatatatatatatatatatatatagaataattacATGCATACCAAATTCATAAGCAAAATTCATTAGGTGAGTGTGGGAAATGCCACTGCTTTAGTTTTAATAATTGTTACATTCAATTGCTAAAATCAAAGGCATTTTGGACATTTCCCTTACTTGACCAATTTGGTATGcatatcattttatatatatatatatatatacccaccTGAGTTTAGATGAACAAGTTATTGAACTTCAGGAGACAAGTGAGGACACTgagcaagttcttctccttgaGCTTCTTGTGGGGCTTTTTCCAGTGGTTCTTCACTGGAGGGGAAGTCTGCGGATTTCAGTACTTTCCAACATTTGGCCTCAAAGCTTTTGACAACAGGTGAACACTTTTTCTCCattattactatatatatatatatatatattatatggttgAATATATGAGAGTTCTgattcattttcatatatatttcttctatacGTGCTGCGGTGTGACAAATAAATTGAAACTTTCAGCTTCTACTTCAACTTCTCTCCTACATATGTGGGGGCTGGGATGATCTGCCCATACATCATAAACGTCTCCTTGTTGATTGGAGCAATTCTTTCCTGGGGTCTAATGTGGCCTCTCATTCAGAACAGAAGCGGTGACTGGTTCACTGACACCAGCCAGAAGAGCCTCCATGGCATCAACGGTTACAGGGTAATCTTTCATCTTCAATCTCACGACTCTTAAGTACTCTTCGTGTGTACACGAagtaaattcattgaataaatgATAAACCCACAAACAGGAACGGTCGTAGAAAATTTTAAGCCTAGGTGGAATTGTTTGGTGGGTTATCTCAAAAGGGTTTTTGTGTTGAAGGTTTTCATTGCCATTGCCATGATTCTTGGAGATGGGCTCTACAACTTCCTCAAAGTTCTGAGCCGCACAATTGTTGGGTTATATCAACATCTTAGCCAAAAAGGTGGGGTTCTTCCACTGGCTGATCGCCAATCTCCTGAACTACAGCCTTCCTCCTTTGATGAGCAGCGAAGGACACAACTCTTTCTCAAAGACCAAATCCCAACATGGCTAGCCATTGCTGGCTATGTCCTCATTGCTGCTGTTTCTGCTGCCTCTCTTCCCCACATCTTCCCCCAACTGGAATGGTACTATGTCTTGGTCATCTACATCTTTGCCCCAACAATGGCTTTCTGCAATGCATATGGCTGTGGGCTTACTGATTGGTCCCTCGCCTCAACGTACGGCAAGCTCGCCATCTTCACCATCGGGGCGTGGGCCGGGCAGTCCCATGGCGGCATCATCGCCGGCCTTGCCGCCTGCGGGGTGATGATGAACATTGTCTCCACAGCCTCTGACCTAATGCAGGACTTCAAAACTGGGTACCTGACACTGGCATCCCCAAGATCAATGTTTGTGAGCCAAGTGATTGGCACTGCAATGGGCTGCCTAATCTCCCCTTGTGTTTTTTGGATCTTCTACAAAGCTTTTCCAGACATGGGCCAAACTGGGTCAGAGTACCCTGCGCCTTTTGCTCTGGCTTACAGAAACATGGCACTATTGGGTGTAGAAGGCTTCTCATCCTTGCCCAAGCACTGCCTCCTGCTTTGCTATGTGTTCTTTGCAGCAGCAGTAGCCATCAATGCCATCAGAGACACAGCACCAAAGAGATGGGCAAAACTCATTCCCCTTCCAATGGCAATGGCAATTCCCTTCTTCATTGGAGCTTACTTCACCATTGACATGTGCCTTGGGAGCTTGATACTCTTCATCTGGGAGAAGATGAACAAGGCCGAAGCTAAAGCATTTGGCCCTGCAGTAGCATCCGGACTGATCTGTGGGGATGGAATATGGATCTTGCCCAGTTCAATACTAGCTTTAGCCAAAGTGAAGCCACCAATCTGCATGCAGTTTATCAAGGGGGGAAAATGAAAAGATTGACTCAAGTCTTGAGGTTCTCAAGTCCCAGCTAGCCTTCTAGCTACTCAAAATCTCATATAATGTAGCTCTAATGCAAGTGTCTCCATACAAATGTATAAAGATGAAAAAACCTATATGCTTCTTTCTTTGCTCATGCTTGATAGAACATGCCAAAGTGCAATGGCTGTAAGAGAATGACATGCTTCTATTCAGCAAACAGGAGTATGAATGATCTAAGACTTTCAATTGATTTCTTGTTGATGACCAAGTACACGAATACAAGTCACTCCAAGACCCTAGTCTTCCAAACATGGGAAGCTTCACAATAGATACACGCTAAGGACTTCTAGCATATTATAAAGGAAATTGAAAGGCTCATGTACTTTTGAGCAGCTAATAAAATTTCAAGATTAACACATCTTGTGGAACATATTAGAAATGTAAAAAAGTAATTACCTTTCACAGGTATGAAAACGATAAaaatcacccccccccccccctctatatatatgtgtgtatgcataCATGCCTGCGATGGAAAATTTTGGGGCAACCCTATGATGTCTCATTGTCTCTATAATTCCATACATTtgaatcaaaaaatcaaaaactgcAAAACCCTTTCTACACCAAGGATTGATCATCAGATGACAGCTTTCGGTCTTGCTTACCTCCATACTGGCACCAGAGAGAAGGGGAGGGGGAATATCTGATTAGCTCTGACaatttgaaaagaataaatattGGAGACACAGATGCCAGGTACTGTAAAAGGTATTATGGATGATCGGAAATGAGGGCTTCGCAAAAGTGTGCTGCATTGAATTCTTTGGAGGTCTACACTGATTTTTACCAAGCAGATGCAATGCTCCAGTCCAGTTCAGTACTTAAAGATATCTCTGGGATGGG from Diospyros lotus cultivar Yz01 chromosome 9, ASM1463336v1, whole genome shotgun sequence encodes the following:
- the LOC127809124 gene encoding LOW QUALITY PROTEIN: probable metal-nicotianamine transporter YSL7 (The sequence of the model RefSeq protein was modified relative to this genomic sequence to represent the inferred CDS: inserted 2 bases in 1 codon) — its product is MESSAGGRDGDERMENGVLHSLVREPTGRELTRRSGKTAEEEGKIEQDGAGGGGESIEMVFKEQEVPTWREQLTARAFAVSFVLGVLFSFVVMKLNLTSGIIPSLNVSAGLLGFFFVKSWTALLERSGWLKQPFTRQENTVIQTCVVATSGIAYSGGFGSYLFGMSSAIANQSETDTIDQKNIKNPSLSWMIPFLFIVSFLGLFSVVPLRKIMIIDFKLTYPSGTATAHLINSFHTPQGAKLAKRQVRTLSKFFSLSFLWGFFQWFFTGGEVCGFQYFPTFGLKAFDNSFYFNFSPTYVGAGMICPYIINVSLLIGAILSWGLMWPLIQNRSGDWFTDTSQKSLHGINGYRVFIAIAMILGDGLYNFLKVLSRTIVGLYQHLSQKGGVLPLADRQSPELQPSSFDEQRRTQLFLKDQIPTWLAIAGYVLIAAVSAASLPHIFPQLEWYYVLVIYIFAPTMAFCNAYGCGLTDWSLASTYGKLAIFTIGAWAGQSHGGIIAGLAACGVMMNIVSTASDLMQDFKTGYLTLASPRSMFVSQVIGTAMGCLISPCVFWIFYKAFPDMGQTGSEYPAPFALAYRNMALLGVEGFSSLPKHCLLLCYVFFAAAVAINAIRDTAPKRWAKLIPLPMAMAIPFFIGAYFTIDMCLGSLILFIWEKMNKAEAKAFGPAVASGLICGDGIWILPSSILALAKVKPPICMQFXSRGENEKIDSSLEVLKSQLAF